The proteins below come from a single Hemitrygon akajei chromosome 2, sHemAka1.3, whole genome shotgun sequence genomic window:
- the commd6 gene encoding COMM domain-containing protein 6 isoform X2, translating into MAGLGLLLGTGFENSIESISKLPQDLFAEVCQQIMLYLQCKTPGVNTVELAERLQTAGVELDVEATKKMVHVITLIFRAAAQSDVSAEELIVKLSDSSSKWSKQALQVIRHVWNEQGKLIVTTEDAKHMLTVGQLVDLQWKLGMAVSSDSCKSLNCPYVTIALKVADPSGEIIRRSFEMTVPQFQNFSKQFRELATVLEMV; encoded by the exons ATGGCTGGCCTGGGGTTGTTGCTCGGGACAG gtTTTGAGAACTCTATTGAAAGCATTAGTAAGTTGCCCCAGGATTTATTTGCAGAGGTG TGCCAGCAGATCATGTTATACCTACAATGCAAAACCCCTGGTGTGAATACTGTTGAATTGGCTGAA AGACTTCAAACTGCTGGTGTTGAACTGGATGTGGAAGCTACTAAGAAGATGGTTCATGTTATCACGTTGATTTTCAG AGCAGCCGCGCAGAGTGATGTGTCAGCTGAGGAGCTCATTGTGAAGCTGTCAGACAGCAGCAGTAAGTGGTCGAAACAAGCGCTTCAGGTTATCCGTCACGTGTGGAACGAACAGGGCAAACTCATTGTGACGACAGAGGACGCCAAGCACATGTTAACAGTAGGACAG CTTGTAGATCTGCAGTGGAAACTGGGGATGGCTGTTAGTTCTGACAGCTGCAAGTCTCTGAACTGCCCATATGTGACCATAGCGCTGAAAGTAGCTGATCCCTCAGGCGAAATAATCAGGAGATCATTTGAAATGACTGTCCCTCAGTTTCAG AACTTCTCCAAGCAGTTCCGGGAACTGGCCACTGTCCTTGAAATGGTCTGA
- the commd6 gene encoding COMM domain-containing protein 6 isoform X1: MAGLGLLLGTGFENSIESISKLPQDLFAEVCQQIMLYLQCKTPGVNTVELAERLQTAGVELDVEATKKMVHVITLIFSRAAAQSDVSAEELIVKLSDSSSKWSKQALQVIRHVWNEQGKLIVTTEDAKHMLTVGQLVDLQWKLGMAVSSDSCKSLNCPYVTIALKVADPSGEIIRRSFEMTVPQFQNFSKQFRELATVLEMV, translated from the exons ATGGCTGGCCTGGGGTTGTTGCTCGGGACAG gtTTTGAGAACTCTATTGAAAGCATTAGTAAGTTGCCCCAGGATTTATTTGCAGAGGTG TGCCAGCAGATCATGTTATACCTACAATGCAAAACCCCTGGTGTGAATACTGTTGAATTGGCTGAA AGACTTCAAACTGCTGGTGTTGAACTGGATGTGGAAGCTACTAAGAAGATGGTTCATGTTATCACGTTGATTTTCAG TAGAGCAGCCGCGCAGAGTGATGTGTCAGCTGAGGAGCTCATTGTGAAGCTGTCAGACAGCAGCAGTAAGTGGTCGAAACAAGCGCTTCAGGTTATCCGTCACGTGTGGAACGAACAGGGCAAACTCATTGTGACGACAGAGGACGCCAAGCACATGTTAACAGTAGGACAG CTTGTAGATCTGCAGTGGAAACTGGGGATGGCTGTTAGTTCTGACAGCTGCAAGTCTCTGAACTGCCCATATGTGACCATAGCGCTGAAAGTAGCTGATCCCTCAGGCGAAATAATCAGGAGATCATTTGAAATGACTGTCCCTCAGTTTCAG AACTTCTCCAAGCAGTTCCGGGAACTGGCCACTGTCCTTGAAATGGTCTGA
- the commd6 gene encoding COMM domain-containing protein 6 isoform X3, with translation MAGLGLLLGTGFENSIESISKLPQDLFAEVCQQIMLYLQCKTPGVNTVELAERLQTAGVELDVEATKKMVHVITLIFSRAAAQSDVSAEELIVKLSDSSSKWSKQALQVIRHVWNEQGKLIVTTEDAKHMLTVGQNFSKQFRELATVLEMV, from the exons ATGGCTGGCCTGGGGTTGTTGCTCGGGACAG gtTTTGAGAACTCTATTGAAAGCATTAGTAAGTTGCCCCAGGATTTATTTGCAGAGGTG TGCCAGCAGATCATGTTATACCTACAATGCAAAACCCCTGGTGTGAATACTGTTGAATTGGCTGAA AGACTTCAAACTGCTGGTGTTGAACTGGATGTGGAAGCTACTAAGAAGATGGTTCATGTTATCACGTTGATTTTCAG TAGAGCAGCCGCGCAGAGTGATGTGTCAGCTGAGGAGCTCATTGTGAAGCTGTCAGACAGCAGCAGTAAGTGGTCGAAACAAGCGCTTCAGGTTATCCGTCACGTGTGGAACGAACAGGGCAAACTCATTGTGACGACAGAGGACGCCAAGCACATGTTAACAGTAGGACAG AACTTCTCCAAGCAGTTCCGGGAACTGGCCACTGTCCTTGAAATGGTCTGA